The following nucleotide sequence is from Myxococcota bacterium.
CAGGAGCTCTTGTCGATCGAGAAGATCGGACTCACTCCGCGCCACCAGGAGACCCTGCGCAAGCTGATCCGGCGCAGCAACGGGATCATCCTGGTGACCGGTCCCACCGGCTCGGGCAAGACCAACACGCTGTACGCGGCGCTGGCCGACATCAACCATCCCGAGCACAACATCATGACGATCGAGGACCCGGTCGAGATCCGGCTGCCCGGCATCAGCCAGATCGAGGTGAAGTCGTCGATCGGACTCACGTTCGCCGCGGGCCTGCGCTCGATCCTGCGCCAGAACCCCAACGTGATCCTGGTCGGCGAGATCCGCGACCTGGAGACCGCCGAGGTCGCGATCCAGGCCAGCCTCACGGGTCACCTGGTGTTCTCGACGATCCACACCAACGAGTCCGCGGGCACGGTGACTCGCCTGATCGACATGGGCGTGGAGCCGTTCCTGATCGCGTCGTCTCTGGTCGCGGCGATCGCGCAGCGGCTGATCCGCGTGTTGTGCAAGCGCTGCCGCGAGGCGTACACGCCGGGCGACGAGGAGCTGGCCGAGATCGGCATCCGGCGCACCGACGCGGTCTCGCGCACGATCTACCGCCCGAAGGGCTGCGTGCACTGCAATCACACCGGCTATCACGGCCGCACCGGCATCTTCGAGATCCTGATCATCGACGACGTGATCCGCAGCATGATCACCAAGGGCGTCGACTCGAAGCAGATCCAGGACCAGGCCGTCCGGCTGGGCATGCAGACCATGCGCATGCACGGCGCGCGCATGGTGCTCGAGGGAAACACTTCCGTCGCGGAGATCCTGCGCCAGACCGAGGAGGAGGCCGTCGCGGCGCTGGATCCGCAGGCGGCCTGACGCAATGCCGGTCTACCGCTACAAGGGCGTCGCCGCAGGCAACCGCTCGGTGGCCGCGAGCATCGACGCCGAGAGCCTGCGCGGCGCGCGCGCCAAGCTGCGCGCCGAGGGCATCTTCCCGACCGAGATCCTCGAGGGCAAGACTCGCGGCGAGGCATCCGAGCTACTGAGTCGCCTGCAGCTCCCGGCGCTGCGGCGCGTGCCCGACCTCGACCTGGCGATGTTCTCGAGTCAGCTTGCGACGCTGATCTCCGCCGGCGTGCCGCTGGTGCAGGCGCTGTCGGCGCTCACCGAGCAGGTCGAGCGCGAGCGCTTCAAGGCGGTGATCGGCCGCGTGCGCGAGTCGGTGAACGAGGGCAGCTCGCTGGCCGAGGCGCTGGGCGGGTTCCCGTACGTGTTCGACGAGCTGTACTGCTCGATGGTGCGCGCGGGTGAGTCGTCGGGCGCGCTGGCGCCGGTGCTCGAGCGGCTCGCGGAGTACGTCGAGAACCGCATGACGCTCCGCAACCAGCTGATCAACGCCATGATCTACCCGGTGCTCATGCTGGTGTTCAGCGGCGGCGTCGCGGGCGTGCTGCTGGTCAAGGTCATCCCGAACATCACGCAGATGCTGCGCGACATGAAGCAGCCGCTGCCCTTCGCCACGCGGCTGGTCATGGGCCTGTCCGACATCGTGGTGCACTACTGGCTGCCCGGCCTTTTGGTGATCGCCTTCCTCGTGGTCGCGTGGAACCGCGTGGTGCAGACCGAGGCCGGGCGCCTGCGTTGGGACGCTTTCACGCTGCGGCTGCCCATCTTCGGCCGGCTGATCCGCTTCGTGGCGATCGCGCGCTTCGCGCGCACGCTCGCCACGCTGACCGCGGGCGGCGTCAGCATCGTGCCCGCGATGGAGATCTCGAAGACCGTGGCCTCGAACACCATCATCGGGCGCGCCGTCGACCTGGCGAAGGACGCCATCACCCGCGGCTCCTCGATTGCGGGTACCATGCGCACGAGCGGCGAGTTCCCGCCGCTCGTCACTCACATGATCTCCGTCGGCGAAGCCTCCGGCGAGCTCCCGGCGATGCTCGGCAAGCTCGCGGACACTTACGACGATCAGGTCTCGAACGCCCTCTCGCGCCTGATGGCGCTGTTGGGCCCGATCCTCCTGATCTTCGTCGCCCTGGTGATCCTGCTCATCATCCTCTCGACCCTGTTGCCGCTCATGAACATGACGACCGCCTTGTGAGTCTTTCGTGTGGTTCAGGGGCAACGTTTAGGAGACATGCCATGAAGTTCCGGTCCCGCGATGGCTTCACGCTGCTCGAGATCATGGTCGTGGTGCTGATCATCGGCATGCTCATGGCCCTGCTCGCACCGCGGCTGTTCGGCCAGCTCACGCGCGCGAAGGGCGACATCGCGCGCATGCAGGTGACCCAGCTCTCGCAGTCACTCGAGCTGTACAAGCTCGACAACGGCACCTACCCCACGACCGACCAGGGCCTCGACGCGCTGGCGCACGAGCCGACCAGCGAGCCGCGGCCCAAGCGCTACCCGGCCGGGGGCTACGTGAACCCCAAGGCCTTGGTCGACCCGTGGCAGAACCCGTACAAGTACGAGCGCCCGGGCAAGAACAATCCCCAGAGCTACGACCTCTACTCCTACGGCGACGACGGCCAGCCTGGCGGCGACGGCGACAACGCCGACATCGGCAACTGGGAGTCGTCGACCGCCTCGAAGTGACGTGACTCGGGCGCCATGACCCGGCGCGGCGGAGAGAGGCTCGGCGAAGGCCGCCCTGAGCCGAGCCTGCAAACGGCGCAGCCGTGCGCAGTGAGCCGAAGGCGAACGAACGCCCAGTCAGACCTGGGCTTTACCCTCCTAGAGATCCTGATCGTGATCTTCCTGATCGTGTTGATCACGGGCGTGTTCGTCACGTCGATCGGGAACGGGTTCGGCGTGCACCTGCGGAACTCGGCGCGCAGCCTGGCGGCGGAGCTCGAGTACGTGTCTCAGCGCGCGGTCACCACGGGCAAGGTGCAGCGCTTCGTGGTCGACCTGGACCACCAGGTGTTCCGCGTCGAGATGCAGGTGCCCCCGCCGCCCCAGCCCGACGCCGATCTGCCCGAGCACGCCGAGGGCCTGTCGACCGCGCCGCCCATCGACCTGCACGAGTTCGTGCCCGTCGACGCCAGCATCGGCGAGTGGCGCGCGCTCGACGACGCCGACGACGTGGCGATCGCCGAGGTCCGGCTGGGCGACCAGAAGCGCAACGACGGCGCGGTGGCGATCGGCTTCGGCACCGACGGCAGCACCGACCCGGCCGAGATCTGGCTGCGCGACACGGCGGGCTACGACGTGCGCATCCGGCTGGTGGCCTTCACGGGCGAGATCCAGGTCGAGGAGCCGAACCATGCGAAGTGACATCGCCCGCGAGTCGGGCTTCACTCTGCTCGAGGTGCTGGCGGCGATCCTGATCGTGTCGCTGGTGTTCGGGATCCTGCTCGAGTCGGTGACTCGCAACCTCGCCGACCTGTCGCGCGCGCGCGCCGAGGCGCGGGCCGCGCAGGCGGCCGAGAACCGCATGCGCGACCTGCGCGCCGAGCTCGAGATGGGCGACGCGCTCAAGGACGGCATCCAGGAGGGCGTGTTCGAGGAGCCCGATTCCGACCTGCACTGGCAGATCAGCGTCGTGCCCCAGTCACTCACCTTGCCGGCCGACTACAAGGGCGAGCTCGCACCCTCCCCGCTGTTCCAGCCGCTGCACGAGCGCGCGCCCGCGCCGGCCGCGAGCGGCCAGGAGCCGCCCCTGCGCGTGGTCCAGGTGCGCGTCTACACCGCCGAGCAGGATCCCGAGTCGGTCGACCCGTACGTCTTCCTGGTCGCTTCCCCGCCGGACCCCTCGAAGCTCCAGGGCCTGCCGCAGCAGCCGGGCCAGACGCCGGGTCAGACCGGCAAGAGCCAGGGCGGGTCGGGCCAGGCCGGCGCGACGGTCGACCCGAACACCGGCGCGCTCGTCGGACCCAATCCGTGGCAGAACCCGGGCATGCGGTGAGCCAGTGACTCGCTCGAACGCCGGCTTCACCTTGCTCGAGATCCTGGTCGCCGTTTGCATCATGGCGATGGTCCTCACGTTCGCATTCGAGGCCTACCAGGGCATCGAGCGCTCCTACCAGCGGGTGGGTCACTCGCCCAGCCGCGACCGCGCCGCGCGCATCGTGCTCGACCGGCTCGAGCGCGAGCTGGTGGGCACGATCCTGATCCAGCGCGAGGACGGCACCGATCCCCTGCTCCAGCCCTACTTCTTCTGGGGCGAGTCGAAGCCCTACGCGGAAGACGAGACCGACAGCTTCCGCTTCGTGACTCGCACGCCGATCCGGCCGCCCGGCGGCTCGGACAACTCGCTCGAGGTCGTGACCTACGCCGCAGTGCCCTCCGAAGACGGGCACGGGCTCGCGCTGCTGCGCCAGGCCGAGCCGCTCTCGCAGCAGCTCATGAAGGAAGTGAAGTGGCAGTCCCCCGACCTGGTGGCCGACCACGTCGCCACCTTCCTCGCGCGCTATCACTCCGACCAGCAGCAGGCGACCGAGGGCTGGGACTCGACCGGCGCCGAGCAGCTCGACCAGCTGCCCGCCTCGATCGTCGTCACCATCTCGCTGTGGGAGACCGATGAGTCGGGCAAGCAGACCGAGGGGCCCGAGTTCTCGCGCACCATCGACCTGCCCGTGCGTCCGTTCAAGCTGACTGCGGACAACGCACAGAAGAAGGCCGACTGTGGCGAGGGGATGACCGTGCAGGACTGCATCCAGCAGTTCAGCGCGCAGATCGAGCAGGCGAGCCCGTCGCTCGCCACGGCGATCAAGGACGCGCAGGCGCAGGTGCAGGACACCTGCTGGAGCCCCGAGCAGCCCTCGGCCGGGCTGCAGCGCCTGAAGGTGCTGCTGGGCGGCGTGCCGGGCTTCGACGCCGGAGAGTGCCGGTGACTCCCGAGACGCCCGCGCCCGCGCCGCGCCCGCACTCCGGTGAGGAGGGCATCGTCCTCCTTTTGGTCATGGTGCTGGTGGTCGTGGCGATCTCGACCGCCTACGCGATGGCGAAGACCTCGCTGATCGAGGTGCTCTCCACGCGCCAGCAGGCGCAGTACGCGCGCGCCGACATGCTCGCCCGCTCGGGCATCGGGCTGGCCACGCGCATGCTCCAGGACGACCTGCTCGAGGGCAGCGACGTGACCAAGACGGTCGAGTCCGACCTCGACGGCTGGGCGGTGCTGTCGCACGAAGACATCGAGTTACCCGGCGGAGCGCTGTTGCGAGTGCGCATCCACGACGCCGGCACCAAGATCGACTTCAACGCGCTGATCGACGGCGACGGCAAGCGCATCGGCGACTCGAGCAAGAACTTCCTCAAGGCCTTCTTCGCCCACCTGCGCGACGACGTCCCGGAGTTCAAGGGCTCGGGCAAGCTCGAGGACCCCGACATCGACGAGCTCTCGGACGCGCTCCTGGACTGGATCGACAAGGACGACGAGACGCGCGTGGGCACGCCCGAGCACGAGTATTACGTGGAGATCAAGAAGTCGCGCGCGGCGCCGCTGAACAGACCCGTCTTCTCACTCGACGAGCTCGCGAACGTGCCGGGCATGAATCCCTTGCTGCTCGAAGCGCTCAAGGCCTACTTTACGCCCTACCCGATCTTTCCGGGCAACAACGGGGGAGGCGTGAACCTGAACACGGCGCCGGCTCACGTGCTGAGCCTCGTCTATCACGGGGTGGGCGACGACTATCGCCTGCTCGACCAGCGCGACGTCTTCGAGATTTTGAAGGCGCGCAAGGACGGTCACGTGTTCTGTCCGTCCGCCGGCCAGGAGCCGTGCACCGATTTCTTCCAGACACTCGGCATCGCCGCGGGTGAGCAGATCTTCCCCGCGCCCACGTACACCAGCCGCGTGTTCTCCGTGGACAGCGAGGCCACGATCGGCGAGACGCGCGCCTGCGTGCACTCGGTGATCGACCGCGGCACGGGCGCCGACCTGAAGACCTTGTTCTACGAGCTGGGCTGCTGATGTTCGAGCGCAGCGTGGTCGGCCTCGACGTCGGGACTCACTCGCTGAAGCTCGCCGAGCTGTCGGCGGGGCTGCGCGGCGCGGCGTTCGTGCGCTTCGCCGAGCTGCCATTGCCGCAGGAGGCGCCATCCGAGGAGATCGAGGCCACGATCCAGCTCTGGCTGCAGAGCCGCAATCTCTCGCCGGAAGTGCTGGTCACCGCGCTCTCGACCTCGCGACTCACCCAGCGCCATCTGCGCTTCCCGTTCGCGGGCGCCAAGCGCGTCGCGGCGGCGATCGCCTACGAGATCGACGAGGAGCTGCCTCTGCCGCTGACCGCGATGGTCGTGGGCCACGAGCAGGTGCTGACCGGCGCCGACCAGACCGACGTGCTGGTCACGCTGGCCGCGCGCAGCGACGTCGAGCAGCACCTGGCGTCGTGCCGGCGCATGGACCTCGAGCCGCGCATCGTGGAGTGCGAGGGCGCGTCGCTGGCGAACCTCACCCACTATCTGGGGCTGTCGGACGTGCCGCGGCTCGTGCTCGACGTCGGTCACTCGAAGACCAACCTGTGTCTCCTGGTCGACGGCCGGCCGATCGGCCTGCGCCGCATCGACGTCGCCGGCAAGCACCTGACCCACGCGCTGGCCTACGACCTCTCACTCAGCGCCGCCGCGGCCGAGGAGCAGAAGATCTCGCACGGCGTGTTCGAGCGCGGCAGCACCAAGCCGGTGTCGAACGGGGTGCGCGACCTGCTGGCGCACCTGGTGCGCGAGACGCTGCGCAGCGTGCAGTCGATCGCCGGTGATCCGCTCGACCCGGTCTCGCCCAGCGAGATCGTGCTGGTCGGCGGGTCCGCGCAGCTGCCGGGCCTGGCGGCCTTCTTCGAGGAGCGCACGGGGCTGCCGACGCGCGCGCTCGAAGT
It contains:
- a CDS encoding type II secretion system F family protein, which translates into the protein MPVYRYKGVAAGNRSVAASIDAESLRGARAKLRAEGIFPTEILEGKTRGEASELLSRLQLPALRRVPDLDLAMFSSQLATLISAGVPLVQALSALTEQVERERFKAVIGRVRESVNEGSSLAEALGGFPYVFDELYCSMVRAGESSGALAPVLERLAEYVENRMTLRNQLINAMIYPVLMLVFSGGVAGVLLVKVIPNITQMLRDMKQPLPFATRLVMGLSDIVVHYWLPGLLVIAFLVVAWNRVVQTEAGRLRWDAFTLRLPIFGRLIRFVAIARFARTLATLTAGGVSIVPAMEISKTVASNTIIGRAVDLAKDAITRGSSIAGTMRTSGEFPPLVTHMISVGEASGELPAMLGKLADTYDDQVSNALSRLMALLGPILLIFVALVILLIILSTLLPLMNMTTAL
- the gspG gene encoding type II secretion system major pseudopilin GspG — its product is MKFRSRDGFTLLEIMVVVLIIGMLMALLAPRLFGQLTRAKGDIARMQVTQLSQSLELYKLDNGTYPTTDQGLDALAHEPTSEPRPKRYPAGGYVNPKALVDPWQNPYKYERPGKNNPQSYDLYSYGDDGQPGGDGDNADIGNWESSTASK
- a CDS encoding prepilin-type N-terminal cleavage/methylation domain-containing protein, with protein sequence MRSDIARESGFTLLEVLAAILIVSLVFGILLESVTRNLADLSRARAEARAAQAAENRMRDLRAELEMGDALKDGIQEGVFEEPDSDLHWQISVVPQSLTLPADYKGELAPSPLFQPLHERAPAPAASGQEPPLRVVQVRVYTAEQDPESVDPYVFLVASPPDPSKLQGLPQQPGQTPGQTGKSQGGSGQAGATVDPNTGALVGPNPWQNPGMR
- a CDS encoding prepilin-type N-terminal cleavage/methylation domain-containing protein; the protein is MTRSNAGFTLLEILVAVCIMAMVLTFAFEAYQGIERSYQRVGHSPSRDRAARIVLDRLERELVGTILIQREDGTDPLLQPYFFWGESKPYAEDETDSFRFVTRTPIRPPGGSDNSLEVVTYAAVPSEDGHGLALLRQAEPLSQQLMKEVKWQSPDLVADHVATFLARYHSDQQQATEGWDSTGAEQLDQLPASIVVTISLWETDESGKQTEGPEFSRTIDLPVRPFKLTADNAQKKADCGEGMTVQDCIQQFSAQIEQASPSLATAIKDAQAQVQDTCWSPEQPSAGLQRLKVLLGGVPGFDAGECR
- the gspK gene encoding type II secretion system minor pseudopilin GspK, encoding MTPETPAPAPRPHSGEEGIVLLLVMVLVVVAISTAYAMAKTSLIEVLSTRQQAQYARADMLARSGIGLATRMLQDDLLEGSDVTKTVESDLDGWAVLSHEDIELPGGALLRVRIHDAGTKIDFNALIDGDGKRIGDSSKNFLKAFFAHLRDDVPEFKGSGKLEDPDIDELSDALLDWIDKDDETRVGTPEHEYYVEIKKSRAAPLNRPVFSLDELANVPGMNPLLLEALKAYFTPYPIFPGNNGGGVNLNTAPAHVLSLVYHGVGDDYRLLDQRDVFEILKARKDGHVFCPSAGQEPCTDFFQTLGIAAGEQIFPAPTYTSRVFSVDSEATIGETRACVHSVIDRGTGADLKTLFYELGC
- the pilM gene encoding pilus assembly protein PilM codes for the protein MFERSVVGLDVGTHSLKLAELSAGLRGAAFVRFAELPLPQEAPSEEIEATIQLWLQSRNLSPEVLVTALSTSRLTQRHLRFPFAGAKRVAAAIAYEIDEELPLPLTAMVVGHEQVLTGADQTDVLVTLAARSDVEQHLASCRRMDLEPRIVECEGASLANLTHYLGLSDVPRLVLDVGHSKTNLCLLVDGRPIGLRRIDVAGKHLTHALAYDLSLSAAAAEEQKISHGVFERGSTKPVSNGVRDLLAHLVRETLRSVQSIAGDPLDPVSPSEIVLVGGSAQLPGLAAFFEERTGLPTRALEVTRTGDGAEELAQAGAPVFAQAAALALRGASTERVTQSDFRQYELAYSPDLTGLRPQLRLTVGLFALFLALWTASAGARAMFAAHRIDLLRGEVASILKQTFPDAEPGADPLKTFEARAAETRALAAHLGVTGKGLSVLEILRQISTLTPESLDVSIDELSIERQSVVAKGHAADFVSADQLKAELAKFDGFRRVLVTDVKTDPRRGGKTFTVSIRLSDEDAS